CTCTTACCTGCTTTGAATAAATAGCAGGTATTTTTTGTACAAATCCGGTTACTTTACGCTGGTCTATACTATCCGGATAATCCTTTGCAAAACGCTCCCCCGCAGAACCACTCCCGTACCTGTTGGACATTACAAATTGGTTATCGTAAAGGGTATAGACCATACTTTCTTCACCAACTCTGGCACAACTTCCATAGCCTCTTGTAAAAATTATTTTTTGGATCCCAATTGAGCTAAAATCCCGGATCACTTTTGCCCCGTTCAATTTCCATAGTCTTTTACCTAGAATATTGTAATAAAATACCGAGTCGCCGCGGCTGAACAAAATAACATCAGTATTCTTCACTGCTAAAGACCCGCCGTCTGTTGAAAAGGGTAAAGTAAATGCATACTCCCATTTTTGTTCACGCTTTGTATAAACCACATTTCCAATATTGCCCATCACGCACCCGTAATATTTATAATTATAACCGAACTTAACTGGCTCACCGGTTGCCGCTTCATCGGTATATAAAGGCGTTTCAACAAGCTGGTTACTGTTATTTACCTGCCATAATTTATTTCTTCCCAACACATATAAGCAGCCATTTTTACAAGTGATAAAATAAGGGTGGCTGATACTGTCATATGATATTACAGGATGCAGTTCATTATCACACTTTACAATACTTCCATTGTTATGATAAAAAAACAAAGCGCTGTTCTCAGGATCGGTATAAAAACCTTTATACTCCGGCAGCCGTTTCCATTGTATCTTATGGATATCTGAATAATATACCTGGTTCTCCTGCTGTACCAGCAGGTAGTTTTTAAAAATAGCCACCTGATTGATAGGCACTGCCATACTATCCTCTTTATTGGATTCATTTATCCGGATATGTATTCCCTGGCTGTATGGGGTTGGAATTATCGTCCAGCTTTTACAATTATCATTCGTATACGCCAGTTTATTCCGCCGTGATCCTATAATGCCTGCACTTTTGTTGAAAAAGATTCTTGAAAAAGACTGATAACTGTCCGCACTATCATAAGGAACGGTAAGCTGCTTCCAGGTAAAACCATAATCTTTTGTATAGGCAAGATCTTTGTCTCGAATGCTTAGCCACGCTTCGCCGTTATCGAGGAAGGAAGCGGCATCTATGGGCCCCTCGGACCCAAATTTCACCAACTGCCAGTTTTTACCCCCATCTGTTGTATGGTAAATTTCATCTGACCTATTATGGCTATTATATACTACTCCCGAAACAAATGCGGTATCTGCGTTAAAGTAACAGATGTTAAATATTCTAACCTTATCACTAGGTCCCTTAACAGCTTCATCAACATAGGTTGTATGCCAGCTCCCGTTTGCCTGGTCGGCGAATGCAACTTCTCCAGCCACAGTAGTTATGGCCAGCTGCCCGTTTTTATTAGCCGCCAGCGCATAATGATGATCAGAAAATTTCAATAAAGACTTCCCATTCGTTTGGGCAAATGAAGGATTCAACAGGAAGATAAATGCGATCAATAAGGGTAATACAGGGGCTTTCATACAATGGATTAGATGGAACAACTGGTAAAATACATCACCTGCGTCTATCCATCAAGTAGCCGGGGTTATTTTTTTATCGCCAGGTATAACAATTAGTTATCCAAAGCTTCGTCCTCATACACAAACTTCACCAATTCCTGCAGGAGGTCTACTTTTTCATTATTCTTAAGAAAATTGGGAAATACATCGTTGAGAAACCTGTTAATTTCAATAGCGGCACAATCTGCATGCAGCCCATTTAATTCAAGCCACCAGGCAAAAAAGTAGGGCTGCCTGCCTTCATAATAAAGATAATGGATCAGCAATGCTTTACCTTCCCCATTTATCAATTCAATATTTATATAATCTTCATCGGTGCTGGCATAATTATGCCTGTGCAAAAAATCATTCATGGCAGCCGGAGAGATCTTTCCAATACGATCTACCAGCGATAAAAGC
The Niastella koreensis GR20-10 genome window above contains:
- a CDS encoding WD40/YVTN/BNR-like repeat-containing protein, which translates into the protein MKAPVLPLLIAFIFLLNPSFAQTNGKSLLKFSDHHYALAANKNGQLAITTVAGEVAFADQANGSWHTTYVDEAVKGPSDKVRIFNICYFNADTAFVSGVVYNSHNRSDEIYHTTDGGKNWQLVKFGSEGPIDAASFLDNGEAWLSIRDKDLAYTKDYGFTWKQLTVPYDSADSYQSFSRIFFNKSAGIIGSRRNKLAYTNDNCKSWTIIPTPYSQGIHIRINESNKEDSMAVPINQVAIFKNYLLVQQENQVYYSDIHKIQWKRLPEYKGFYTDPENSALFFYHNNGSIVKCDNELHPVISYDSISHPYFITCKNGCLYVLGRNKLWQVNNSNQLVETPLYTDEAATGEPVKFGYNYKYYGCVMGNIGNVVYTKREQKWEYAFTLPFSTDGGSLAVKNTDVILFSRGDSVFYYNILGKRLWKLNGAKVIRDFSSIGIQKIIFTRGYGSCARVGEESMVYTLYDNQFVMSNRYGSGSAGERFAKDYPDSIDQRKVTGFVQKIPAIYSKQVRADELGFTREDYDSCKRSILKFKSTYEAGKEEEYPRWEIENPDFTKLMALVDSVKTMSPELTNWYFLMQENSSTIHNWYDIKFVNSNGEELKFNNEEYYSNGFYCPWQVKLNDLYSVSTAYEIRQFIKDVYPGFLKEENRARLIQGLVRVLYHHWERGE